A window of the Desulfovibrio sp. Fe33 genome harbors these coding sequences:
- a CDS encoding motility protein A — protein MDLGTIIGIVLSFGLVLSAIMTGSSLIIFVSVPSLLIVVGGTLGAGLVNYPMNYIIGVIGVIKNTFFSSLDSPAEVIDRFKDYANRARREGILSLEPLIKEIDDDYMRKGLQLTVDGLEPQTIQEILETEISYLSERHATGADVVAALGTLAPAMGMIGTVIGLVQMLQTMSDPSSIGPAMAVALLTTLYGAIISNLILNPMAGKLKARSKEEILLREMIMEGILSISKGENPRIIEEKLNSYLPPKDRIVSD, from the coding sequence ATGGATCTGGGTACCATAATAGGCATCGTCCTCTCCTTCGGGCTGGTCCTGTCGGCAATCATGACCGGCTCCAGCCTGATTATCTTCGTGTCCGTGCCGTCCCTGCTCATCGTGGTGGGAGGCACCCTCGGAGCGGGCCTGGTCAACTACCCCATGAACTACATCATCGGGGTCATCGGGGTCATCAAGAACACCTTCTTCTCCAGCCTGGATTCCCCGGCCGAGGTCATCGACCGTTTCAAGGACTACGCCAACCGCGCCCGCCGCGAGGGCATCCTGTCCCTGGAGCCGCTCATCAAGGAAATAGACGACGACTACATGCGCAAGGGGCTGCAACTGACCGTTGACGGCCTCGAGCCCCAGACCATCCAGGAAATCCTCGAAACCGAGATATCCTACCTGAGCGAGCGGCACGCCACCGGCGCGGACGTGGTCGCCGCCCTCGGGACCCTGGCTCCGGCCATGGGCATGATCGGCACGGTCATCGGCCTGGTCCAGATGCTCCAGACCATGAGCGACCCGTCCTCCATCGGCCCGGCCATGGCCGTGGCCCTGCTCACCACCCTCTACGGCGCCATCATCTCGAACCTGATCCTCAACCCCATGGCGGGCAAGCTCAAGGCGCGCAGCAAGGAGGAAATCCTCCTCCGCGAAATGATAATGGAGGGCATTTTATCCATATCCAAGGGCGAGAACCCGCGCATCATCGAGGAAAAGCTGAACAGCTACCTGCCGCCCAAAGACCGCATCGTCTCCGATTAA
- a CDS encoding YggS family pyridoxal phosphate-dependent enzyme — protein MNDRKRELAERTAEVREALAIAAKQAGRSPEDVTLVAVSKLHPASDIQALAETGQAEFGENYVQEALSKQEELAGLDVHWHFIGGLQTNKAKYVAGKFALVHSVDSSKLARALHNKAVSLDTVQDILIQVNIAGETQKSGVETERLPELAEEILGMKGLRLAGLMTMPPFFDDPERARPVFARLRELHGRLETRLGMKLPHLSMGMTGDFVPAVQEGATLVRIGTRIFGARPPRD, from the coding sequence ATGAACGACAGAAAACGTGAATTGGCCGAACGGACGGCCGAGGTTCGGGAAGCGCTGGCCATCGCCGCGAAACAGGCCGGCCGTTCGCCCGAAGACGTGACCCTGGTGGCGGTTTCCAAACTGCACCCGGCCTCGGACATCCAGGCGCTGGCCGAAACGGGCCAGGCCGAGTTCGGCGAAAACTACGTGCAGGAGGCCCTGTCCAAACAGGAGGAGCTGGCCGGACTGGACGTCCACTGGCATTTCATCGGCGGACTCCAGACCAACAAGGCCAAGTACGTGGCCGGGAAGTTCGCCCTGGTGCACAGCGTGGACTCCTCCAAGCTGGCCCGTGCATTGCACAACAAGGCCGTGAGCCTGGACACGGTGCAGGATATTCTGATCCAGGTGAACATCGCGGGCGAAACGCAGAAGTCGGGAGTCGAAACCGAACGGCTTCCCGAACTGGCCGAGGAGATCCTCGGCATGAAAGGGCTGCGGCTCGCCGGATTGATGACCATGCCGCCGTTTTTCGACGACCCGGAACGCGCCAGGCCGGTTTTCGCCCGGCTGCGGGAGCTGCACGGCCGGCTCGAAACTCGGTTGGGCATGAAGCTGCCCCATCTTTCCATGGGCATGACAGGGGATTTCGTCCCGGCCGTACAGGAGGGGGCGACATTGGTGCGCATCGGCACGAGAATATTCGGGGCGCGGCCGCCGCGCGATTGA
- a CDS encoding twin-arginine translocation signal domain-containing protein, translating into MSSEYLNRRDFLKLGALAGAAAAVSAVPVRAMAAPAARTLEECMSMTPEAMADASAPVSASWRSILKAAAAIRNPAIRASVEQILDNPAPSVIKSMSASDKKAIYKELSAKGLIEGVSEADFLPPSANADVSPQPFRSAPGSGYQSHHAYPGGLCTHTGLNTRVSIALYDGYREVYDYMLDRDVVIAAQLLHDLHKPWVFQWDANGESRTERKLAGTGEHHTLGVAESIARRLPADVVVAQACAHNHPRTEQDEAQVVGWLTAASIIAGVDPVAYGLLDKGGKTLPLPRRQEGFVTHLGDHDWVLTVPACQWILPTMEKVAMRDFGISKNDLKAKPFNQFRNYVFSQATIMSLYETYASKGEAELVRTIHSIVTPA; encoded by the coding sequence ATGTCTTCCGAATACCTCAATCGTCGTGATTTCCTGAAACTGGGCGCTCTGGCGGGCGCAGCCGCCGCCGTCTCCGCCGTGCCCGTCCGGGCCATGGCCGCCCCGGCAGCCCGCACCCTTGAAGAGTGTATGTCCATGACCCCCGAGGCCATGGCCGACGCCTCCGCCCCGGTCTCCGCCTCCTGGCGATCCATCCTCAAGGCCGCCGCCGCGATCCGCAACCCGGCCATCCGGGCCAGCGTCGAGCAGATTCTGGACAACCCCGCGCCTTCCGTCATCAAGTCCATGAGCGCCTCCGACAAGAAGGCCATCTACAAGGAACTTTCCGCCAAGGGACTTATCGAGGGCGTGTCCGAAGCCGATTTTCTGCCGCCGTCCGCCAACGCCGATGTCTCTCCCCAGCCCTTCCGTTCCGCTCCCGGCAGCGGCTACCAGAGCCACCATGCATACCCGGGCGGACTGTGCACCCACACCGGCCTGAACACCCGCGTGTCCATCGCCCTCTATGACGGCTACCGCGAAGTTTACGACTACATGCTCGACCGCGACGTGGTCATCGCCGCGCAACTTCTCCACGACCTGCACAAGCCGTGGGTCTTCCAGTGGGACGCCAACGGTGAATCCCGCACCGAGCGGAAGCTGGCCGGAACCGGCGAACACCACACCCTGGGTGTTGCCGAATCCATCGCTCGCAGGCTCCCCGCCGACGTCGTCGTCGCCCAGGCCTGCGCCCACAACCATCCGCGCACCGAGCAGGACGAGGCCCAGGTCGTCGGCTGGCTGACCGCCGCCTCCATCATCGCGGGCGTCGATCCCGTCGCTTACGGCCTGCTCGACAAGGGCGGCAAGACCCTGCCCCTGCCCCGCCGCCAGGAAGGATTCGTCACCCACCTCGGCGACCACGACTGGGTGCTTACCGTGCCCGCCTGCCAGTGGATTCTCCCGACCATGGAGAAAGTGGCCATGCGCGACTTCGGCATCTCCAAGAACGACCTGAAAGCCAAGCCGTTCAACCAGTTCCGCAACTACGTCTTCTCCCAGGCCACCATCATGTCCCTGTACGAAACCTACGCCTCCAAGGGCGAAGCGGAACTCGTCCGCACCATCCATTCCATAGTCACCCCCGCCTAA
- the topA gene encoding type I DNA topoisomerase: MPKDLIIVESPAKVKTISKFLGKDYMVDASVGHVRDLPTRDLGVDEENNFAPHYEIIQGKEDVVKRLRAAAKKADTVYLAPDPDREGEAIAWHVAELLKPVNDNIRRIQFNEITSRAVKDALEHAQDLNENLFDSQQARRILDRLVGYKISPILWKNVKRGISAGRVQSVALKILVEREKERRAFKADEYWPFKVLLEGENPPPFWMDLHKLEGKAVKPGVNHVSNADQAETLQEQLEKGEFVVDSVQEKQRKRQPLPPYITSTLQQDANRRMGYSAKRTMSIAQRLYEGVELGTRGTTALITYMRTDSVRIAQEAQEAAKELILEQFGADYYPPKTRNFKTKGGAQDAHEAIRPVDVTITPESVKSYLPSEQYKLYRLVWQRFVASQMASATFWDTTVLVSAPQTVWRAKGERLLFAGFLAAMDKAKSEEDVELPKLGEGETLKLNELKKEQKFTQPPSRYSEASLVKTLEELGIGRPSTYAAIISTLLEREYAKLEEKRFVPTELGFTVSDQLSEHFQALMDVGFTAQMESLLDDVADGKKNWEELLRNFGSDFYPTLEKARTEMGRSQQVTDVTCENCGKPMAIKFGKTGEFLGCTGFPACRTIKNFTRDEEGNIHVVEREKPEDTGVTCEKCGRPMAIKQSRRGEFLGCTGYPDCKSIVNFTRDEEGNIKVVESEKPEVVGVCPDCGGELLLKKARTGSRFIACSNYPDCTYAAPFSTGVQCPREGCSGELVEKSSRRGKIFYSCSEYPKCDYAVWNWPINEPCPKCGHSILVRKNSKDKGDHIACPKKGCDYTRSIDE, translated from the coding sequence ATGCCGAAAGACCTGATTATCGTCGAGTCCCCTGCCAAGGTGAAAACCATCTCCAAGTTCCTCGGAAAGGACTACATGGTGGACGCCTCGGTGGGCCACGTGCGCGATCTGCCCACCCGCGATCTGGGCGTGGACGAGGAGAACAACTTCGCCCCGCACTATGAGATCATCCAGGGCAAGGAGGATGTGGTGAAACGGCTGCGCGCGGCAGCCAAGAAGGCGGACACCGTCTATCTCGCGCCCGACCCGGACCGCGAGGGAGAAGCCATCGCCTGGCATGTCGCCGAGCTGCTCAAGCCGGTCAACGACAACATTCGTCGAATCCAGTTCAACGAAATCACGTCCCGGGCGGTCAAGGACGCTCTCGAACATGCCCAGGACCTCAACGAGAACCTCTTCGACTCCCAGCAGGCCCGGCGCATCCTGGACCGGCTGGTGGGCTACAAGATTTCGCCCATCCTGTGGAAGAACGTGAAGCGCGGCATTTCGGCGGGCCGTGTGCAGTCCGTGGCCCTCAAGATTCTGGTGGAGCGCGAGAAGGAGCGTCGCGCCTTCAAGGCCGACGAATACTGGCCCTTCAAGGTCCTTCTGGAAGGGGAGAATCCGCCGCCGTTCTGGATGGATCTGCACAAGCTCGAAGGCAAGGCCGTCAAGCCTGGCGTCAACCATGTGTCCAACGCGGACCAGGCCGAGACCTTGCAGGAGCAGTTGGAGAAGGGCGAGTTCGTTGTGGACTCCGTGCAGGAGAAGCAGCGCAAGCGCCAGCCCCTGCCGCCGTACATCACCTCCACCCTGCAACAGGACGCCAACCGGCGCATGGGCTATTCCGCCAAGCGGACCATGTCCATCGCCCAGCGGCTGTACGAGGGCGTCGAGCTCGGCACGCGCGGCACCACCGCGCTCATCACCTACATGCGTACCGACTCCGTGCGTATCGCCCAGGAGGCGCAGGAAGCCGCGAAGGAATTGATTCTTGAGCAGTTCGGCGCGGATTACTATCCTCCGAAGACCCGGAATTTCAAGACCAAGGGCGGCGCGCAGGACGCGCACGAAGCCATCCGGCCCGTCGACGTGACCATCACGCCGGAGAGCGTGAAGAGCTACCTGCCGTCCGAGCAGTACAAGCTCTACCGGCTCGTCTGGCAGCGGTTCGTTGCCTCGCAGATGGCTTCGGCGACCTTCTGGGACACCACCGTGCTTGTCTCGGCCCCGCAGACCGTGTGGCGCGCCAAGGGCGAGCGGCTGCTTTTCGCCGGTTTCCTGGCCGCCATGGACAAGGCCAAGTCCGAAGAGGACGTGGAGCTGCCCAAGCTGGGCGAGGGCGAGACGCTCAAGCTGAACGAGCTGAAGAAGGAACAGAAGTTCACCCAGCCGCCGTCCCGCTATTCGGAAGCTTCCCTGGTCAAGACCCTGGAGGAGCTGGGTATCGGGCGGCCGTCCACCTATGCGGCCATCATCTCCACCCTGCTTGAGCGCGAGTACGCCAAGCTGGAGGAAAAGCGGTTCGTGCCCACCGAGCTGGGCTTCACCGTGTCCGATCAGCTTTCCGAGCACTTCCAGGCCCTCATGGACGTGGGCTTTACCGCCCAGATGGAATCCCTGCTCGACGATGTGGCGGACGGCAAGAAGAACTGGGAGGAGTTGCTCAGGAATTTCGGCAGCGACTTCTATCCCACTCTCGAAAAAGCCCGTACCGAGATGGGACGCTCCCAGCAGGTCACGGACGTCACCTGCGAGAACTGCGGCAAGCCCATGGCCATCAAGTTTGGCAAGACCGGCGAGTTCCTGGGCTGCACCGGCTTTCCCGCCTGCCGGACCATCAAGAACTTCACCCGCGACGAAGAGGGCAACATCCACGTGGTGGAGCGCGAGAAGCCCGAGGACACCGGAGTGACCTGCGAGAAGTGCGGCCGCCCCATGGCCATCAAGCAGTCCCGGCGCGGCGAATTCCTCGGTTGCACCGGCTATCCCGACTGCAAGTCCATCGTCAACTTCACCCGCGATGAAGAGGGCAACATCAAGGTTGTGGAGTCCGAGAAGCCCGAAGTCGTCGGCGTCTGCCCCGATTGCGGCGGCGAGCTGCTGCTCAAGAAGGCCCGCACCGGCTCCCGGTTCATCGCCTGCTCCAACTATCCGGACTGCACCTACGCCGCGCCGTTTTCCACGGGCGTGCAGTGCCCGCGTGAAGGCTGCTCGGGCGAGCTGGTGGAAAAGTCCTCGCGTCGAGGCAAGATATTCTACTCCTGCTCCGAATATCCCAAGTGCGACTACGCGGTCTGGAACTGGCCCATCAACGAGCCGTGCCCCAAGTGCGGGCATTCCATCCTGGTGCGCAAGAACTCCAAGGACAAAGGGGACCATATCGCCTGCCCGAAAAAAGGCTGCGACTACACGCGTTCCATCGACGAATAG
- a CDS encoding 16S rRNA (guanine(527)-N(7))-methyltransferase RsmG translates to MPDTRLNPEAVLAAARKLGRPVNPAQAEQLAAYLDQLIKWNRKMNLVGPSDWQTVFDRLVVDSLFLADFTAGLRLPERPLCLDFGAGAGLPGIPLRVLWQEGEYWLVEVREKRATFMKSVLGRLKLPGTNVFAGRAEDALDRLSRSGHQATADLILSRAFMPWQKLLDFIRPMLRLDGERTGVAVILSNDPPPAETAIPEGWLLGDVASYPAAGGERFFWSFRVQ, encoded by the coding sequence ATGCCCGATACTCGTCTCAATCCCGAAGCCGTGCTGGCCGCCGCCCGCAAACTGGGCCGCCCGGTGAATCCGGCGCAGGCCGAACAGCTCGCCGCGTACCTGGACCAACTCATCAAATGGAATCGCAAGATGAATCTTGTGGGGCCGTCCGACTGGCAAACCGTCTTCGACCGGCTGGTGGTGGATTCCCTGTTCCTGGCCGATTTCACCGCCGGGCTGCGTCTTCCCGAGCGGCCGCTTTGTCTGGACTTCGGGGCCGGAGCCGGATTGCCCGGCATCCCCCTGCGCGTCCTCTGGCAGGAAGGCGAGTACTGGCTGGTGGAGGTGCGTGAAAAACGGGCCACCTTCATGAAGAGCGTTCTGGGACGGCTCAAGCTGCCCGGCACCAATGTTTTCGCGGGTCGTGCAGAGGATGCGCTGGACCGGCTTTCCAGATCAGGCCATCAAGCGACGGCCGACCTCATTCTCAGCCGCGCCTTCATGCCCTGGCAAAAACTTCTCGATTTCATCCGTCCCATGCTTCGCCTCGACGGCGAACGGACCGGCGTGGCCGTGATCCTCTCCAACGACCCGCCTCCCGCCGAGACGGCCATCCCCGAAGGCTGGCTGCTCGGCGACGTGGCGAGCTATCCGGCGGCGGGCGGCGAACGGTTTTTCTGGTCCTTTCGAGTCCAGTGA
- a CDS encoding nickel/cobalt transporter, translating into MRRQTTLPALLLGLILTGLMFAGPAPMGMAGTGLAAPNPFTSASGTNRAESPENGLFSPLAPVMKEIASWQNTLRQAMSRSAESIRENPLGKAFWLFMGLAFAYGAAHALGPGHGKVLAASYFLYRDAPPRQALIYAYLSMPLHVLSATVLVLGGKYLFKMSASRAVDDMGLILQNISYGLLATMGLFMLAGVLRNCRNSAPAPSPRQKNNNAPKSLVGLALATGLVPCPGAALVLIFSISLGITPAGVAAMVAIALGMGLCLAAVSLLTIKFRDTALALMQTRSPLLRAGQCLLSLAGAFIVFATGSLLLLGSLLNLA; encoded by the coding sequence ATGAGACGACAGACCACCCTTCCCGCCCTGCTTCTCGGGCTGATCCTCACCGGCCTGATGTTCGCCGGTCCCGCCCCCATGGGCATGGCCGGAACCGGGCTGGCCGCCCCAAACCCCTTCACCTCCGCGTCCGGGACCAACCGGGCGGAATCCCCGGAAAACGGCCTGTTCTCGCCCCTCGCCCCGGTCATGAAGGAGATAGCGTCCTGGCAAAACACCCTGCGCCAGGCCATGAGCCGATCAGCCGAGTCCATCCGCGAGAATCCCCTGGGCAAGGCGTTCTGGCTTTTCATGGGACTGGCCTTCGCATACGGCGCGGCCCACGCCCTGGGGCCGGGCCACGGCAAGGTTCTGGCCGCTTCCTACTTCCTCTATCGCGACGCGCCTCCCCGCCAAGCGCTGATCTACGCCTACCTGTCCATGCCGCTGCACGTGCTTTCGGCCACGGTCCTGGTCCTGGGCGGCAAATACCTGTTCAAGATGTCGGCCTCGCGGGCCGTGGACGACATGGGCCTGATCCTGCAAAACATCAGCTACGGGCTGCTCGCAACCATGGGGCTGTTCATGCTGGCGGGCGTCCTGCGGAACTGCCGCAACTCCGCCCCGGCCCCCTCCCCCCGGCAAAAGAATAACAACGCCCCGAAAAGCCTCGTCGGGCTGGCCCTGGCGACGGGCCTGGTCCCGTGCCCCGGAGCGGCCCTGGTGCTCATTTTCAGCATCTCCCTGGGCATCACGCCCGCCGGGGTCGCAGCCATGGTCGCCATCGCCCTCGGCATGGGACTCTGTCTGGCCGCAGTCTCCCTCCTGACCATCAAATTCCGAGACACCGCGCTCGCCCTCATGCAAACCCGATCGCCCCTGCTGAGGGCCGGACAATGCCTTCTCTCCCTGGCCGGGGCGTTCATCGTCTTCGCCACCGGAAGCCTGCTGCTCCTCGGCTCCCTGCTCAACCTCGCCTGA
- a CDS encoding DUF1007 family protein → MFASSPFRLIIPAILAAFFLIPSTAFAHPHAFVAADVSFVFDEEGLAGIHQRWDMDEMLTASILDLIQKYDDGPLTPAEAKAVESESFKLIKEYDYFTHIRIDGKPFRVQWATDFKVELNDRKMVWHFTIPCHVKASDRDREIVVGVFDDSFYTFVTYASENGHQIDPTADPLYLNADAPPSPDDFQRFSSHVQLGSFSGTIRTAGPTDRFELRTNVRTMPSMAYYYEQIVPEALIVNFRRP, encoded by the coding sequence ATGTTCGCTTCATCACCCTTTCGCCTGATAATTCCGGCCATCCTCGCGGCCTTTTTCCTGATCCCTTCCACGGCCTTCGCCCACCCGCACGCCTTTGTGGCCGCCGACGTCTCCTTTGTTTTTGACGAAGAGGGACTGGCGGGCATCCACCAGCGATGGGACATGGACGAAATGCTGACCGCCAGCATCCTCGACCTCATACAAAAATACGACGACGGGCCGCTCACCCCCGCCGAGGCCAAGGCGGTCGAAAGCGAAAGCTTCAAGCTTATCAAGGAATACGACTACTTCACGCACATCCGCATCGACGGCAAACCGTTCCGGGTCCAATGGGCCACCGACTTCAAGGTGGAGCTCAACGACCGCAAGATGGTCTGGCACTTCACCATTCCGTGTCACGTCAAGGCGAGCGACCGCGACAGGGAGATCGTGGTCGGCGTGTTCGACGACTCCTTCTACACCTTCGTCACCTACGCATCCGAGAACGGGCATCAGATCGACCCCACGGCCGACCCCCTGTATCTCAACGCCGACGCCCCGCCCTCACCCGACGACTTCCAGCGATTTTCCAGCCACGTCCAGCTCGGCAGCTTCTCCGGGACAATTCGGACGGCCGGTCCCACCGACCGATTCGAATTAAGAACAAACGTCCGCACCATGCCGTCCATGGCCTATTATTACGAGCAGATCGTCCCCGAAGCCCTCATCGTGAATTTCCGCAGGCCATGA
- the cysS gene encoding cysteine--tRNA ligase, with translation MRIYNTLKRRKEEFTPANNNDVNMYVCGITAYDFCHIGHARSSVVFDVLYRYLKHEGYNVNFIRNFTDIDDKIINRANEVGKEAGEIAERFINEFYVDMDRLNILRPTVEPKCTEHIPEMIALTQRLIDKGHAYATESGDVYFKVRSFDGYGKLSGRNIDELESGARIAPGEQKEDPLDFALWKGAKPGEPSWESPWGRGRPGWHLECSAMSEKYSPLPLDIHGGGQDLSFPHHENEVAQSEAATGKPFANYWVHNGFVQINSEKMSKSLGNFFTIRDILAKFLPETLRYFLLTMHYRSPLDFSFDALEEAEKGLKRIYSALRQIDVELAKENWKKSPFPEELTKELDDLEKSFTEAMADDLNTAGALGHVFSAIRLAGRVAEDKNLRKSEGGRDLFARIKRDMADWAEVLGIFERDPAEFLLELRDNRAARAGIEPAKVQELLDARAQARKDKDFAKSDAIRDELAAMQVEVNDTPQGATWDVI, from the coding sequence ATGAGAATCTACAATACCCTCAAACGGCGAAAGGAAGAATTCACCCCGGCCAACAACAATGACGTCAACATGTACGTCTGCGGCATCACGGCCTACGATTTCTGTCACATAGGACACGCCCGCTCCAGCGTGGTCTTCGACGTGCTCTACCGCTACCTCAAGCACGAAGGGTACAACGTCAACTTCATCCGCAACTTCACGGACATTGACGACAAGATCATCAACCGCGCCAACGAGGTGGGCAAGGAGGCGGGAGAGATCGCCGAGCGGTTCATCAACGAATTCTACGTGGACATGGACCGGTTGAACATCCTCCGGCCCACGGTGGAGCCCAAGTGCACCGAGCACATCCCCGAGATGATCGCGTTGACCCAACGGCTGATCGACAAGGGCCACGCCTACGCCACCGAGTCCGGCGACGTGTATTTCAAGGTCCGCTCCTTCGACGGCTACGGCAAGCTGTCCGGCCGGAACATCGACGAGCTCGAATCCGGCGCGCGCATCGCTCCCGGCGAGCAAAAGGAAGACCCGCTCGACTTCGCCCTGTGGAAGGGCGCCAAGCCCGGCGAGCCTTCCTGGGAATCCCCCTGGGGCAGGGGCCGTCCCGGCTGGCACCTCGAGTGCTCCGCCATGTCCGAGAAATACTCCCCCCTGCCGCTGGACATCCACGGCGGTGGCCAGGACCTTTCCTTCCCCCACCACGAGAACGAGGTCGCCCAGTCGGAAGCGGCCACGGGCAAACCGTTCGCCAACTACTGGGTGCACAACGGCTTCGTGCAGATCAACTCCGAAAAGATGTCCAAATCCCTGGGCAACTTCTTCACCATCCGCGACATCCTGGCGAAATTCCTGCCCGAGACCCTGCGCTACTTCCTGCTGACCATGCACTACCGCAGCCCGCTGGACTTCTCCTTCGACGCCCTCGAAGAAGCGGAAAAAGGCCTTAAGCGCATCTACTCCGCCCTGCGTCAGATCGACGTCGAGCTGGCCAAGGAGAACTGGAAGAAATCCCCGTTCCCCGAGGAGCTGACCAAGGAACTCGACGACCTCGAAAAGAGTTTCACCGAGGCCATGGCCGACGACCTCAACACCGCGGGCGCGCTGGGGCACGTGTTCTCCGCCATCCGTCTGGCCGGACGCGTTGCCGAGGACAAGAACCTCCGCAAGTCCGAGGGCGGACGCGACCTCTTTGCCCGCATCAAGCGCGACATGGCCGACTGGGCCGAAGTCCTCGGCATCTTCGAGCGCGACCCCGCCGAGTTTCTCCTTGAGCTGCGCGACAACCGCGCCGCCCGCGCCGGCATCGAACCGGCCAAGGTCCAGGAACTACTCGACGCCCGCGCCCAGGCCCGCAAGGACAAGGACTTCGCCAAGTCCGACGCCATCCGGGACGAACTCGCCGCCATGCAGGTGGAAGTCAACGACACCCCCCAGGGCGCGACCTGGGACGTCATCTAG
- the ispD gene encoding 2-C-methyl-D-erythritol 4-phosphate cytidylyltransferase gives MNDIWGIILAAGAGTRLAEATGGERKQYLEYKGAPLFWHCARTFSRAAKIRGLVFVFPPEDLPSKEKELRQFFKTEELGVQWIAVPGGERRQDSVRNGIAALPRECGRVLIHDSARPFASARLVAGLIEALESGARGVIPAIPVTDTVKRVAGNTVAETLNRAELAAVQTPQAFETALLKEAHDRALTEGWEVTDDASMVERLAEVAVIPGEAANVKITVPEDLKRLEASRVTVPCTGWGYDVHRYGGTGDRPMVLGGVPIPGGPAIVAHSDGDVLLHALADAILGTFGGGDIGTHFPDNDPNFDNADSCILLREVLTMAERAGNRIVHADLTVIAQVPRLAPHATHIAKNLARLLGLEAHQVNFKATTEEKLGFTGEKKGIKAVAAVTALREM, from the coding sequence ATGAACGACATCTGGGGCATCATCCTGGCCGCCGGAGCCGGGACCCGCCTGGCCGAGGCCACGGGCGGCGAGCGCAAGCAATACCTTGAATACAAGGGCGCGCCGTTGTTCTGGCATTGCGCACGGACGTTCTCCAGGGCGGCCAAAATCCGCGGGCTGGTCTTCGTCTTCCCGCCGGAAGACCTCCCCTCCAAGGAAAAGGAGCTCCGCCAGTTCTTCAAGACCGAGGAACTGGGCGTGCAATGGATCGCGGTCCCGGGCGGCGAACGGCGGCAGGACTCCGTCCGCAACGGAATAGCCGCCCTGCCGCGTGAATGCGGCCGTGTGCTGATTCACGACTCGGCCCGCCCCTTTGCTTCGGCGCGGCTCGTCGCGGGGCTCATCGAAGCCCTCGAATCCGGCGCGCGCGGCGTCATCCCCGCCATCCCGGTGACCGACACGGTCAAGAGAGTCGCCGGAAACACCGTTGCCGAGACCCTGAACCGCGCCGAACTGGCCGCGGTGCAGACGCCCCAGGCCTTCGAGACCGCGCTCCTGAAAGAAGCCCACGACCGCGCCCTGACCGAGGGCTGGGAAGTCACGGACGACGCCTCCATGGTCGAGCGGCTGGCCGAAGTGGCCGTCATCCCCGGCGAGGCCGCCAACGTCAAGATCACCGTGCCCGAAGACCTCAAACGGCTTGAAGCGTCCCGCGTCACCGTCCCCTGCACGGGATGGGGATACGACGTGCACCGCTATGGCGGGACGGGCGACAGGCCCATGGTCCTGGGCGGCGTGCCCATCCCCGGCGGTCCGGCCATCGTGGCCCATTCCGACGGCGACGTGCTCCTGCACGCCCTGGCCGACGCCATCCTCGGCACCTTCGGCGGCGGCGACATCGGCACCCACTTCCCGGACAACGACCCGAATTTCGACAACGCGGACAGTTGCATTCTTCTGCGCGAGGTCCTGACCATGGCCGAGCGGGCCGGGAACCGCATCGTCCACGCCGACCTGACCGTCATCGCCCAGGTCCCGCGCCTGGCCCCCCACGCCACCCACATCGCCAAGAATCTCGCCCGGCTCCTGGGGCTGGAAGCCCATCAGGTCAATTTCAAGGCCACCACCGAGGAGAAACTCGGCTTCACCGGCGAGAAAAAAGGCATCAAGGCCGTGGCGGCCGTTACCGCACTGAGGGAAATGTAA